Sequence from the Serinus canaria isolate serCan28SL12 chromosome 24, serCan2020, whole genome shotgun sequence genome:
AAACCTCATTCAAAAGCTGTGGGGTTGATGTTAAAGATTATAGGGATTTAGGCATTAAAGATTTTAGGAATCAAATCCTGCAAGTCTACATTGACATGCACTTTCTTGTAGCCAGTCTCTTCTGTCTGACTGGAAAACATGCTTAGCCTTTTGCCAAaaacttgcttttattttttttaatgagtacTGACAGTAGTTAAAACTGACTTGTTTAGAATGAAGAAAGATTAAAGTTtcttatatataaataaaacaagctGTATTTTAAACCTGTTGAAGTGTTCCATCATAGGTTGTGATTTTCATTCTGACTGAACTTACATAAACTCATCTTCATGGTTTCATCCACTTCATCTTCTGACAGTTTCTTAAGGATTAATTTTCTCAAGTAGCCTTCTTCCTCAAAGGCCAAGAACATTCCTTGTTCCATGGAGTATTCAAACTTAAATGCTGTGGAGCAGCAAGATGTAAATGTCTTTTTGAAAAAGATGATGTTGCTTTCACCAGGAATTTCTTTGGGAACTTCTCCTtcctgaggaaggaaaaagagagcaAGTTAATCCCAGCACAAGCCCTGACCAGTTttattccagctctgagctttTAATTCTGCCTGTTGGATTTGTACGGgtgaggagagggaagcagaTCCTTACCTTGAACCTAACGATCATTTCTCCACTTTCCCTCTCACAGCACATGTAATAACTCTTGTTTTCCACCTGGACACTGAAGGCCACAGGCATCCCAGCTAGGGGCGTGGTGGTTTTGTAGCAGTGAATGCTGAAGTGCATCCCTTTGCCTGGAAATAAAGGGGTTATTGTTGATAACCTGCTCCAAGGGAGCTGCAACAACTGCATTCAGTGATGTTTTACCATccccctggcagctctggctgtctCACGGGGTATTTCTCCTCACAGAAGAGCCAGGACTGGAATTTTTATGGCTTCTGGTTGTGCTTTATGCAATCAGGCAATAACCAGGGTTCACCAAAGCAGCTGAGGTCACCAGGCAGTGTCACCAGGCAGGGTCAGAGCCTTTGGTGAGCACGCAGGAACTGAGACTGGCACATGGAAGTGGCTCTCTGTAAATCAGAGCACGGCTGGATACACGTGATCCAGAACCAAACATGGGCAATAAACAGAGTTGGAAATAAATTGCTGAAGAACCCCAAGAAGTCAAAGCCAGAACTGTAAGTTTATAGCTAATATTATTAGAGGAAAGTAAGACCTTTTAGTGCCAATacatttttgaattttaaagtgattttttgtAATCCAGCATAAAAAAGGTGGGAATTAAGAATTTTGTGATCAGAGCCGAGCAGAAATCTTAACAGCCCTTTTTCTGCATGTGACATCCTGCAGGCTTTGGTCTAACCCAGAAACCTCACCCATCACCAATGCCAAGACACAAAATTTCACTCAGCTTAGCTTTCTTCTTGCAAATGAAGTTCTAAGTCATTACTCTCAGTCCCATCACCGAGTGGATGACTACAAAGAACACAAGCTGCTCCAGGataaagcagcagagcagtggggctggtTTCTGTAGGTTTGGAAATTACCAGACTGCATCTCCTGGTCTGTCACGTCCTCAAAGGCTGCCACGTTCAGGTCGGGCCGCACCACCAGCAGCTGGCTCTTCACGTTCCTCAGCACTCGCAGCAGAGTCTTCTCCTTGCACAGGGCATCacactccagctctgcagcaacaATCAAGCAAAATTCTTCATGTTTTAGCTGTTGTCTCCTTAGGTCTTGGCAGTTTGctgccagcttagtcctggcACTATGGGTGTCAGGTGAAAGGAGTTCTCAGAATGACATCAAACACATCATCTTTTACACCTCTGCTTGAAGCAGATTTCTCAGAATCTGAAATTTAGTTCCATAAGCAGAATTTTATTGATaacagaaatttatttctataaatttatttataaattttatagatattttatttat
This genomic interval carries:
- the IL18 gene encoding interleukin-18, which encodes MSAEEILVHAVELGKNFCLYFDELECDALCKEKTLLRVLRNVKSQLLVVRPDLNVAAFEDVTDQEMQSGKGMHFSIHCYKTTTPLAGMPVAFSVQVENKSYYMCCERESGEMIVRFKEGEVPKEIPGESNIIFFKKTFTSCCSTAFKFEYSMEQGMFLAFEEEGYLRKLILKKLSEDEVDETMKMSLCKFSQNENHNL